The nucleotide window GCAATTTCGTGGTCGGCGGCAACTATGTGGTGGGGATCATAATTTTCGCCATCCTGGTCATCATCAATTTTGTCGTGCTGACCAAGGGTGCGGGCCGTATCGCCGAGGTGGCGGCCCGCTTCACCCTGGACAAGATGCCCGGCAAGCAGATGGCGATCGACGCCGACCTGAACAACGGCCTGATCGACGAGCACCAGGCCAGGGCGCGGCGCGAGAAGATCGACCGCGAGGCCGAGTTCTACGGGGCCATGGACGGCGCGGCCAAGTTCGTGCGCGGCGACGCCATCGCGGCCCTGCTGATCACGTTCATCAACATCCTGGGCGGGTTCGTGATCGGCGTGGCCCAGCGCGGCATGAGCTTCACCGACGCGATCAAGACCTACACCCTACTCACCGTGGGCGACGGCCTGGTGAGCCAGGTCCCGGCCCTGGTCATCTCCACCGCCGCGGGCGTGATCATCACCCGCGCCTCCAGCGAGAGCCACCTGGGCTTCGACATCCAGAGCCAGCTCATGGCCAAGCCGCGCGCCCTGTACATCACCGCCGTGGTGCTGATGTTCTTCGGTTTCACCCCGGGGTTGCCCACGTTTCCGTTCCTGGTCATGGCCACGATTGTGGGCCTGATGGGAGTCGGCTCGCGCAAGCAGCTGGAGGCCAGGGAAAAGGCCCCCGCCGAGGATGAGGAGCCGGCCCGGGACGAGAAGAAGGATGTCAAGGCCCAGATCGAGGAATACCTCCAGGTCGACCCGCTGGAGCTGGAGATCGGCTACGGCCTGATCCCGCTGGTGGACGTGGAGCAGGGGGGCGACCTTCTGGCCCGCGTGACCGAGATTCGCAAGCAGTGCGCCCTTGAACTGGGCATGATCGTGCCGCCGATCCGCATCCGCGACAATATCCAGCTCAAGAGCAACGAGTACGTGATCAAGATACGCGGCATCGAGACCGCCCGCGGCGAGGTGATGGTGGGCAGCTTCATGGCCCTCGACCCCGGCACAGTGGAAAAGCGCATCCCCGGCATCGACACCGTGGAGCCGGCTTTCGGCCTGCCTGCGCTCTGGATCACCGAGCAGCAGAAAGAGCAGGCCGAGCTGAGCGGCTACACCGTGGTCGAAAGCCCGGCCGTGCTGGCCACGCACCTGATGGAGATCCTGAAACGCCACGCGTTCGAGATCCTCAGCCGTCAGGACGTGCAGACCCTGGTCAACAACGTCAAGAAAGAGCACGCCACCCTGATCGACGAGCTGGTGCCCAACGTACTATCGGTCGGCTCGGTGCAGAAAGTGCTGCAGAACCTTCTGCGCGAGCGCGTGCCGGTGCGCGACATGGTCACGATCCTGGAGGCCCTGTCCGACTACGCCAACCAGACCAAGGACCTCAACACCCTGACCGAGTATGTGCGCCACGCGCTCAACCGCACCATTTTCAGCATCTACCGGGACAGCGAGGGCAAAGTGACCGCGATCACCCTCAGCCCGGAGGTCGAGCGCACCATTATCGACACGATCCAGTCGAGCGTGGGGAAAGGCACGCCTCTTGCTATGCCTCCCAGGTATATCGAGAATCTCACCTCGAACCTGAAAAGGAAAGTCGAGGCCATGAGCAACGAGGGCCTTCAGCCGCTGCTGGTCTGCTCGCCCACGATCCGCCAGTATTTCAAGCGTCTGGTCGAGCCGGTTTTCCCCAACCTGGTGGTGATTTCGTACGCGGAACTGCCCCAGACAGCGGAAATTGTTTCCTACGGCACCATTGTGCCTGAAATGGCGGGGTCTGCCCGATGAAAGTGAAAAAGTACGTTGCCCCCACAATGAAGGAAGCCCTGGAAAAGATGAAGAAGGACCTCGGCGAAAGCGCCGTGATCCTGGGTTCACGCAAGATCAGCCGCGGCGGGATGCTCGATTTCCTGGGCCGCGAGATGGTGGAACTGACCGCCACAAACGAGGAGAACGTGGCCGTTCCGGTGGCTGCAAAAAGTGCCGGTCGGCGGTCACGCAACGCGGCACGGGTTTCCTACACGGTGGGCGACACGGGCGCAGTGGCCGACCCGCCCGCGCCGGAGTTCCGCGACCTGCTCAAGGGCGCCGGTGCGGTGGAGACGCCTGCGCCGGTGCTCCCGCTGGGAGGAGGCGCCGCCGCCGCTCCCGCTTCCCCGGCGCGTCCGCTGGGCGGTTCGGGTGGCTGGGACGGCTCGCCGATGCGGCTGCTGCAGCGCCAGCTCGACGACATCAAGAACACCATGGGCGAGATGGCCGAGCAGATACGCTACCAGCGGATGCCGGCCCTGCCCGCCGCGCTCAAGGAAATTTACCGCCGCCTGGTGGACAGCGAGCTGGAGGAATCGATCGCGGTCAGCCTGATCCAGCGGCTCTACGGCCAGTTCAGCGAGAAACAGTACTCTGACCGCGAATTCGTCGAGAAGTTCCTGATCGATGAGCTGACCGCCCTGATCAAGATCGCCGCGCCCACGCCGGTGCGCCAGAGCGGCCCCCTGGTGCTGGCCTTCGTCGGGCCGACCGGGGTGGGCAAGACCACCAGCCTGGCCAAGCTGGCCACGAACAAGCGGTTCTACGGCGGCTGCCGCACGGCCCTGGTCACCACCGACACCTACCGCGTGGCCGCCACCCAGCAACTGGGCACGTTCAGCGAGATCGCCGATATCCCGATGGAGATAGTCCACAGCCCGCGCGACCTGTCCCGCGCCATCGAAAAGCACAAGGACAAGGAGGTGATCCTGGTCGACACCGCCGGGGCCAGCCAGTACAACGACCGTCTGATCGAGGACCTGCGCGCTTTCCTTGAGGCGGCCGACCCGGACGAGGTGCATCTGACCGTTTCGATCACCACCAAGCCGCGCGACCTGAAAGGCACGATCAAGCGTTTCCGGATGAAGCAGCGCGAGCGTCTTCTGTTCACCAAGTTCGACGAGACCCTCACTTTCGGCTCAATCATCTCGGTGGTGCAGAGCAGCGCGCTGCCGCTCAGCTATGTCACTTTCGGGCAGGAGGTGCCCGAGGACATAGAGCCGGCCGATGCGGGCAAGATCGCGCGCCTGGTGGTCAACAACATAGTCTGACCTTTTCCGGCCTGGCCGGGGTGCTGTGCGGAGCGGGAGTCAATGGAATTCAACATCCTCAAGCTTGCTTTTCTGTTGGGCTACCTGTCACTGCTGGTCTGCGTGGTCAGCGGCATACCGTTCCTGACCGCGCTGTTCCGTTCCGTGCTGGTGACCGTGATTTTCAGCCTGCTCGGATTTTTTATCCGTCTGTTCCTTCTGCGCCTGGTGAACTCGGTGGAGAGCCGGATCGCCTCAGGCTTCGAGGAGCCCTCCGGCCCCGGTTTCGGGGAGGAGACTCCCCAAGCCGGTGAGACCGAGGAAGAGATGGAATTTGAGAGCGCCGCCGGCCGGGGCTCCGACCAATGAGAAACCTGTTCTGCGACTGTGAACAGTGGCGTTCGGGAAGGAAAGCATGAACGATGGCAGCCAGACATTAGAGGGCATCAAGGAAAGCAAGCGCGAGAAAGTGCGCGAGGCCTACCGCGCGGTCCGCGAGGAGCGCGCCGAGGAGCGCGCCCGTCGCAACCGCCAGGTTGAAAAGCTGGTGGCCGAGTACCAGAAGAGTCACAACCCGAAGACAAAAGAAAAAATCCTTCTGGCCAACCTGTCGCTGATCAGCTACATCTCGGAGCGCCTGGCGGTCTCGCTGCCGCACTCGGTGGAGCTGGACGACCTGAAGAGCCTGGGCGTTCTGGGCCTGATCGACGCAATCGAGAATTTCAAGGCTGAGAAGCAGGTGCGGTTCACCTCCTACGCCGCCCTGCGGATCAAGGGGGCGATAATCGACGGGCTGCGCAGCCTGGACTGGGTCCCGCGCAGCGTGCGCAAGAAATCGCGCCAGATCGAGCATACCCTGCAGAGCCTGGAGGCCGAGCTGGGCCGCCCGGCCACGGAACAGGAGGCCTCGGAGCGCCTGGGCGTGGGCCTGGCCGATTACCGCAACATGCTCGAGGAGGTCAGCCCGATCTCGTTCCTTTCGATCAACGATACGGTTTACGAGGACGGAGACCAGTCTGTTCGGCTGGGCGAGGTCATCGAGGACACGACCAGCCACGGTCCGATCACCGAACTGGAGCGTGAGGAAGTGAAACGCATACTCGTCGACGGGATCAACAATCTCCCGGAGCGCGAAAAGCTCGTGGTGGCGCTCTACTATTACGAGGGGCTGACTCTGAAAGAGATCGGCGAGGTGATGCAGATTTCGGAGAGCCGGGTCTGCCAGATCCACACCGAGTCGATGCTCCGTCTGCGCGGGAAACTCAAGGCCTCTTTCTGATTCACCTTTCAGGGTCCCCTTTCGGTTCATCCGGCATACTCCTTCCCGGTGCCCCGGCACTTTTCTTGCATATAATTATCGACGCAACTGACGCCTCCAACGTGTCGCCAGTAACCGTAACCTCTAAAGCCTGTTCCAGTTCCGTAATCTGGCGGCCACGGTGCGACGGTGAGGGAGGTGATGTGCATGTTGGCGCCGATCTCCGGTGAGATGAATTTTGTTCCACCTCCCCGGAAAAAAAGTGTCGCCTCTTCCCCGGATGAGCCGGTGCGTTTCGATGAGGTGCTGATCGAGCGGCTCGAGGCCATCGACCGGGATGCGGCCAGCCGCGAGGACAGCGGCGGGCGCGGCGAGAAGGAAGAGACGGATTCGGATAGCGCGGCAGGCGAGGACATCGAGGCGGGGACGCAGGGAAGCGGCCCGCAGAATGAGGCAGCGCCCGTGATACGACGGATCGATCTGCGGGCCTGACAACGGCGGGCGCAGCCGCACAACGGTGCGGCCGGGGCGATGAGGATGCAGAAACAGACGCGTGTCGACCGGGAACGGCTCAAGCGTATCACGCAGACCATTATCAATCTGCCGACCCTGCCGACCATCGTGGCCAAGATGCTCGAGATCATCGACGACCCGCGCAGCTCGGCCCGCTCGCTTACCCGGCTCATCAACACCGACCAGGTGCTGACCGCCAGGATACTCAAGCTGGCCAACTCCTCTTTCTATGGCTTTCCCAACCCCATTTCCACGATCAACCTGGCCGTGGTGGTCCTGGGTTTCGAGACCATCAAGAACCTGGGCCTCTCGGTCTCGGTCATCTCGCGTTTCGCCCGGGCGCGCACGGACGGCGAGCTGCTGGACTACAGCCGTTTCTGGGAGCACTGCGTGGGCGTGGGCGTGGCCAGCCGCATGCTCGCCCGGATGCACGGCCTCAGGGCCATCGAGTCCGAGGCCTTTGTCGCCGGGCTGATCCACGACATCGGCAAGGTCATCCTCAGCCAGTACCAGACCGATCGCTATTCCGAGAGCCTGCAGATCGCCCGCGAGGAGCAGATGCTGATCGCGCGCGCCGAGGAGCGGGTGTTCGAGGCCAACCACACCGAGGTGGGAAGCTGGCTGGCCCGCAGGTGGAACCTTCCCGAGACCCTGGTCGAGGCGATCCGCCTGCACCACGTGCCCCTGACCGCGCGGATCAGGCCCGAGCTCTGCGCCATCGTGCATTTCGCCGACATCCTGGCCCGCGCGGCCCGGATCGGCTCGGGCGGGGATGACCTTGTGCCGCCGTTCTATCGCGGCGTGCTGCGTCTGGTCCCCCTGCGCCGTGCGCAGGACGGGCGGGTGGACCTGCCGTTTTACCTGGAGGCCCTTAACGGCGAGATGGAAACCGCCGAGACTTTCATCAACATCGTCCTGGGCAAGTACACCCGCCCGGAGTCCCTGGCCGCGGGCGAGACTGGCGGCCGCGGCAGCCTGAGAGCTTGATCGGAAAATCCTGTCCGCTCCGGGCGCATTATTCTCCGCACCTCCCCGGCAAAATGTTCCGGCGCCATCGGCCCCTCCGCTTGCTCCACCGCTCCAAGCCCCGTCAAACCTGAATTCCGTCCCCTTTCACCGCTGGCACGAGTATTGCCATTTACCGCTGCAGGACAATTTTACCGGCCGGAGGCCGGAAAGCAGTCAGCGAGCCTTCTGCAACGGACATAACCATGCTCAGACTCATCCGTATCTCAATAGCAGCGGCAGGCCTGGCCGCGCTGGCCGGTCCTGCGGCGGCCGCCTCGTTGGACGGCCTGCAGGTGTTCAGCGAGCGCGAGTACGCGCGGATTGTTTTCAGCCTGGAGGGCGAGGCCCGCACCGCGGTGGAGCCGCAGCCGGGGGGCGAGCTGGTGCTGGTGCGTTTCGACGGGACCGACATCACCCGGCTGCCCGAGCAGTCCTATGTCTTCGAGAACAACCCGCACGTGGAGTCGATCACGTTCCTGCCGCTCGCCGGTGGGGCCACGGTGGCCCGGATCAAGCTGCGCCACCCGTTCAGCCTTCGCACCTACAACATCGGCCAGCCGCCGCGTTTCGTGCTGGAGGTGAGCCGCGCAGCCGCCTCGTCGGTTCAGGGCGACGATAATTCTCCGAACATCGATTACTATTCCCACGGCCTGGAGCAGGTGCGCCAGGGCAGCGACGAGGCCGCGCTGATCTCGTTCCGCAACGCGATCCGCTCCGGGCACAGCGCCGCCGAGAGCTACTACCAGGCCGGCCTGATCCGTATGCGCCAGAGGCAGCCGCAGATGGCCGAGGTGAATTTCGAAAAGTCGCTCGGCAGCGGGCAGTATGCCCACGAGTCGCGCCTGTTCCTGGCCTGGCTCGCCCACGCCAGCGGCGACCGCGACTCTTTCCGCCGCCGCTGGAACGGTTTCTCGGCCGCGGTGCCCGACCCGGCGCGCCGCCTGGAGCTGGCCGCGGCCCATCCCGAGGTGGACTACCGCGCCATGGAGAGCGCCGCCCACGCCGCCGGTCTGACCGCGATCACTGTCTCCACGCCCGAGAGCCTTCCGGTGGCAGTGAGCCCGGCCGTGGAGAGCGCGCCCGCCCCCATGCAGGAGGCGGGCCCCCGGATCGACCTGGACTCGGCCCGCGCGTATTTCGACCTGGGCCTCCAGGCCCGCAACGACAAGCACCTCGAACAGGCC belongs to bacterium and includes:
- the flhA gene encoding flagellar biosynthesis protein FlhA, encoding MANAAKKGGGFSFSHYSDILLAVGLVLILVVMIIPMPPLLMDLMLTLDISIGLLILVVVLYTTEPLQFSVFPGLLLMVTLFRLSLNVASTRLILSEGYAGRVIEAFGNFVVGGNYVVGIIIFAILVIINFVVLTKGAGRIAEVAARFTLDKMPGKQMAIDADLNNGLIDEHQARARREKIDREAEFYGAMDGAAKFVRGDAIAALLITFINILGGFVIGVAQRGMSFTDAIKTYTLLTVGDGLVSQVPALVISTAAGVIITRASSESHLGFDIQSQLMAKPRALYITAVVLMFFGFTPGLPTFPFLVMATIVGLMGVGSRKQLEAREKAPAEDEEPARDEKKDVKAQIEEYLQVDPLELEIGYGLIPLVDVEQGGDLLARVTEIRKQCALELGMIVPPIRIRDNIQLKSNEYVIKIRGIETARGEVMVGSFMALDPGTVEKRIPGIDTVEPAFGLPALWITEQQKEQAELSGYTVVESPAVLATHLMEILKRHAFEILSRQDVQTLVNNVKKEHATLIDELVPNVLSVGSVQKVLQNLLRERVPVRDMVTILEALSDYANQTKDLNTLTEYVRHALNRTIFSIYRDSEGKVTAITLSPEVERTIIDTIQSSVGKGTPLAMPPRYIENLTSNLKRKVEAMSNEGLQPLLVCSPTIRQYFKRLVEPVFPNLVVISYAELPQTAEIVSYGTIVPEMAGSAR
- the flhF gene encoding flagellar biosynthesis protein FlhF, which translates into the protein MKVKKYVAPTMKEALEKMKKDLGESAVILGSRKISRGGMLDFLGREMVELTATNEENVAVPVAAKSAGRRSRNAARVSYTVGDTGAVADPPAPEFRDLLKGAGAVETPAPVLPLGGGAAAAPASPARPLGGSGGWDGSPMRLLQRQLDDIKNTMGEMAEQIRYQRMPALPAALKEIYRRLVDSELEESIAVSLIQRLYGQFSEKQYSDREFVEKFLIDELTALIKIAAPTPVRQSGPLVLAFVGPTGVGKTTSLAKLATNKRFYGGCRTALVTTDTYRVAATQQLGTFSEIADIPMEIVHSPRDLSRAIEKHKDKEVILVDTAGASQYNDRLIEDLRAFLEAADPDEVHLTVSITTKPRDLKGTIKRFRMKQRERLLFTKFDETLTFGSIISVVQSSALPLSYVTFGQEVPEDIEPADAGKIARLVVNNIV
- a CDS encoding FliA/WhiG family RNA polymerase sigma factor, translated to MNDGSQTLEGIKESKREKVREAYRAVREERAEERARRNRQVEKLVAEYQKSHNPKTKEKILLANLSLISYISERLAVSLPHSVELDDLKSLGVLGLIDAIENFKAEKQVRFTSYAALRIKGAIIDGLRSLDWVPRSVRKKSRQIEHTLQSLEAELGRPATEQEASERLGVGLADYRNMLEEVSPISFLSINDTVYEDGDQSVRLGEVIEDTTSHGPITELEREEVKRILVDGINNLPEREKLVVALYYYEGLTLKEIGEVMQISESRVCQIHTESMLRLRGKLKASF
- a CDS encoding HDOD domain-containing protein, with product MQKQTRVDRERLKRITQTIINLPTLPTIVAKMLEIIDDPRSSARSLTRLINTDQVLTARILKLANSSFYGFPNPISTINLAVVVLGFETIKNLGLSVSVISRFARARTDGELLDYSRFWEHCVGVGVASRMLARMHGLRAIESEAFVAGLIHDIGKVILSQYQTDRYSESLQIAREEQMLIARAEERVFEANHTEVGSWLARRWNLPETLVEAIRLHHVPLTARIRPELCAIVHFADILARAARIGSGGDDLVPPFYRGVLRLVPLRRAQDGRVDLPFYLEALNGEMETAETFINIVLGKYTRPESLAAGETGGRGSLRA